From Rhodococcus sp. B7740, one genomic window encodes:
- the mscL gene encoding large conductance mechanosensitive channel protein MscL, whose protein sequence is MLKGFKDFLLRGNVVDLAVAVVVGAAFTAIVTAFTTNVINPLVAALGGSNEYGFGFQITSSPESFVNVGAVITAVINFVIIAAVVYFVLILPVNTAKKRFVSQPEKELSDVDVLVQIRDILAGGTEAGQKLSTSADTTGGSGEAIDAAPDLGKHSKD, encoded by the coding sequence ATGCTGAAGGGCTTCAAGGACTTTCTACTCCGCGGCAATGTCGTGGATCTCGCAGTCGCGGTCGTCGTCGGCGCGGCATTCACCGCCATCGTCACCGCATTCACGACGAACGTCATCAACCCCCTTGTCGCAGCGCTCGGTGGCAGCAACGAATACGGCTTCGGGTTTCAGATCACGTCGTCGCCGGAATCGTTCGTCAACGTCGGCGCAGTCATCACCGCGGTCATCAATTTCGTCATCATCGCGGCAGTGGTCTACTTCGTACTGATTCTCCCGGTGAACACGGCCAAGAAGCGCTTCGTCAGTCAGCCGGAGAAGGAACTGAGCGACGTCGACGTGCTGGTTCAGATTCGCGACATCCTCGCGGGGGGAACCGAAGCGGGACAGAAGCTTTCGACTTCAGCCGACACCACCGGCGGTAGCGGCGAGGCAATCGACGCGGCACCGGATCTCGGCAAGCACTCCAAGGACTGA
- a CDS encoding HAMP domain-containing sensor histidine kinase: MVASFGRKSADNVGSSPTAMRPPMPLTRSVSLRWRVTLLAASVVAIAVAVMAIAAYTVVSRALYGDVDTQLRSRASALAESSLVSYDPRFVAGATLYSTDVSVALIYPDMSSYNPPGPKVPIGDAELAVVSGEQESSLRTLDDQRVLALRTKDGSTLVVAQRLLPTGKVLDRLAWVLLIVGACGVVLAAGAGMAVGRTGLRPIARLTAAAERVARTDDLTPIPVTGDDELARLTESFNTMLRALAESRGRQSRLVADAGHELRTPLTSLRTNMELLIAAGRPGAPSIPDEDMAELRTDVVAQIQELSTLVGDLVDLAREDAPETVFERVDLADAVERSLERARRRRNEIDFEATLMPWFVYGDQAGLSRAVLNVLDNAAKWSPSGGEVRIAMRQIGDGLLELTVDDAGPGIPEEDRELVFERFYRSTASRSMPGSGLGLAIVRQVVVKHGGTIGVEVSERGGASIRIVLPGEGAPDPTTLSAN, from the coding sequence ATGGTCGCTTCGTTCGGGCGAAAGTCGGCCGACAATGTCGGCTCCTCGCCGACGGCGATGCGGCCACCGATGCCACTGACACGGTCGGTGTCGCTGCGGTGGCGGGTGACCTTGCTCGCGGCCTCCGTCGTCGCAATTGCGGTGGCGGTCATGGCCATTGCCGCGTACACGGTGGTATCCCGAGCACTGTACGGCGATGTGGACACTCAATTGCGTTCGCGTGCTTCGGCTCTGGCGGAGTCCAGTCTGGTGTCCTACGACCCGCGGTTCGTCGCTGGGGCAACGTTGTACAGCACCGATGTCAGTGTCGCGCTGATCTATCCGGACATGTCCAGCTACAACCCGCCCGGGCCCAAGGTGCCGATCGGCGATGCCGAACTCGCTGTGGTGAGCGGAGAGCAGGAATCGTCGCTACGCACACTCGACGATCAGCGGGTACTGGCACTACGCACCAAGGACGGCAGCACTCTCGTCGTCGCACAGAGACTACTGCCGACCGGAAAAGTGCTCGACCGCCTGGCGTGGGTGCTGCTGATCGTCGGGGCCTGCGGCGTGGTGCTGGCGGCTGGAGCAGGTATGGCCGTGGGGCGCACCGGTTTACGCCCGATCGCCCGACTGACCGCGGCTGCCGAACGGGTGGCACGCACCGACGACCTGACGCCGATCCCGGTGACCGGCGACGACGAGTTGGCGCGTCTGACCGAGAGTTTCAACACGATGCTCCGGGCACTTGCCGAATCTCGCGGCAGGCAGAGCAGATTGGTCGCCGACGCGGGCCACGAACTTCGCACCCCGTTGACTTCGCTGCGGACCAACATGGAGTTGCTCATCGCGGCGGGACGCCCAGGAGCGCCGTCCATCCCGGACGAGGACATGGCCGAGTTGCGGACCGACGTGGTGGCGCAGATTCAGGAATTGTCCACCTTGGTGGGTGATTTGGTCGATCTGGCGCGAGAGGACGCGCCGGAGACGGTGTTCGAGCGAGTCGATCTCGCCGATGCCGTCGAACGCAGTCTCGAACGAGCACGCCGCCGTCGCAACGAGATCGACTTCGAAGCGACGTTGATGCCGTGGTTCGTCTACGGCGATCAAGCAGGACTCTCGAGAGCCGTGCTGAATGTGCTCGACAACGCGGCCAAATGGAGTCCCAGCGGTGGTGAGGTGCGAATCGCGATGCGGCAGATCGGCGATGGCCTGCTGGAATTGACGGTCGACGACGCGGGCCCCGGTATCCCCGAGGAAGATCGCGAGCTGGTGTTCGAGCGCTTCTATCGCTCGACGGCGTCGCGTTCGATGCCCGGATCCGGTCTGGGACTTGCCATCGTGCGGCAAGTGGTCGTCAAGCACGGCGGCACCATCGGAGTGGAGGTGTCCGAGCGGGGCGGCGCGTCGATACGAATCGTGTTGCCCGGCGAGGGTGCTCCTGATCCCACCACACTCTCGGCAAACTGA
- a CDS encoding response regulator transcription factor has translation MRILVVDDDRAVRESLRRSLTFNGYTVDLAVDGLDALEQVAAARPDALVLDVMMPRLDGLEVCRRLRSVGDDLPILVLTARDSVSERVAGLDAGADDYLPKPFALEELLARLRALLRRTAMEAGIDSETMTFADLSLDPVTREVSRADRSISLTRTEFSLLEMLMTNPRRVLTRSRILEEVWGYDFPTSGNALEVYVGYLRRKTEAEGESRLIHTVRGVGYVLRETPP, from the coding sequence ATGAGGATATTGGTGGTCGACGACGATCGGGCAGTGCGTGAGTCGCTGCGCAGGTCGCTGACGTTCAACGGGTACACCGTGGACCTGGCGGTCGACGGGCTCGACGCGCTCGAGCAGGTCGCGGCGGCGCGTCCCGACGCCCTGGTGCTCGACGTGATGATGCCTCGCCTCGACGGCCTGGAGGTGTGCCGTCGATTGCGCAGTGTCGGTGACGACCTGCCGATTCTGGTGTTGACGGCACGGGACTCGGTGTCCGAGCGTGTCGCAGGCCTCGACGCCGGTGCCGACGACTACCTGCCCAAGCCGTTCGCGCTCGAGGAGCTGCTGGCTCGCCTGCGCGCTCTGCTTCGGCGTACCGCGATGGAAGCGGGCATCGACTCGGAGACCATGACGTTCGCGGACCTGTCGTTGGACCCGGTCACTCGTGAGGTCTCGCGCGCCGACCGCTCGATCAGCCTCACCCGGACCGAATTCTCGTTGCTCGAAATGCTGATGACCAATCCGCGTCGAGTCCTCACCAGAAGTCGCATCCTCGAGGAAGTCTGGGGTTACGACTTCCCGACGTCGGGCAACGCGCTCGAGGTGTACGTCGGGTACTTGCGGCGCAAGACCGAGGCGGAGGGGGAGTCGCGGCTGATCCACACCGTTCGCGGTGTCGGGTACGTCCTGCGCGAGACGCCCCCGTGA
- a CDS encoding trypsin-like peptidase domain-containing protein, producing MSDDRNESEQSGQGAGGEQHPADRASRGDEQNYSAQQHPTQQFPPQQGYPQQYAGYGQGAYQPGYGPYGQQGDPQHTQAHHAQPQHVAPQSDSAPTAVKSRPGRSVLVAGAIALVLVGGGIGGAVGAIATNNANGNGGGVTNSLNSTVTAAQPAANFPDGSIQAVANKVLPSVVQIQVKGSQEEGEGSGVILSSDGLILTNNHVATGAGANGKLTVAFSDGSVADATIVGADSVSDMAVIKAEGKSNLTPIELGSSSNLEVGQQVIAIGSPLGLAGTVTTGIVSSLNRPVSTSGESGNQNSVIDAIQTDAAINPGNSGGALVNTDGQLIGINTAIATLGGSQGSAQSGSIGLGFAIPVDQAKRIADELTTTGKATQAMIGVQVPSQDDANGATVVEVTEGGPAAAAGIPKGAVITKVDDRIVASGDALIAAVRSHAPGDSVTITYTDGGSEKTATVTLGTAEPAAAQPQTQQQEQQLPFQVPSFPGGR from the coding sequence ATGAGCGACGACCGTAACGAATCCGAACAGAGCGGACAGGGTGCCGGTGGCGAGCAGCATCCGGCGGACCGGGCTTCGCGCGGCGACGAGCAGAACTACTCGGCCCAGCAGCATCCGACTCAGCAGTTCCCGCCGCAGCAGGGTTACCCCCAGCAGTACGCCGGCTACGGACAGGGGGCCTACCAGCCCGGCTACGGCCCGTACGGTCAGCAGGGCGATCCGCAGCACACCCAGGCTCACCACGCACAGCCACAGCACGTTGCGCCGCAGTCCGATTCGGCACCGACTGCGGTGAAGTCCCGCCCGGGCAGGTCGGTACTGGTGGCCGGAGCCATCGCGCTCGTTCTGGTCGGTGGCGGAATCGGCGGCGCGGTCGGTGCGATCGCCACAAACAATGCCAACGGCAACGGCGGGGGAGTGACCAACTCACTGAACTCCACGGTCACTGCAGCTCAGCCTGCCGCCAATTTCCCCGACGGCTCGATTCAGGCAGTAGCGAACAAGGTTCTGCCGAGCGTTGTGCAGATTCAGGTGAAGGGCTCCCAGGAAGAGGGTGAGGGCTCTGGCGTCATTCTCAGCAGCGACGGCCTGATCCTGACCAACAATCACGTCGCGACGGGTGCGGGTGCCAACGGCAAGCTCACCGTCGCGTTCTCGGACGGATCGGTGGCCGACGCGACGATCGTCGGTGCCGACTCGGTCTCGGACATGGCCGTCATCAAGGCCGAGGGCAAGTCGAACCTGACGCCGATCGAACTCGGATCGTCCTCGAACCTCGAAGTGGGCCAGCAGGTCATCGCGATCGGCTCCCCGCTCGGCCTGGCCGGCACGGTCACCACGGGCATCGTCTCCTCGCTGAACCGGCCCGTGTCGACGTCCGGCGAGTCCGGCAATCAGAACTCGGTGATCGACGCCATCCAGACCGACGCTGCGATCAACCCGGGCAACTCGGGAGGCGCACTCGTCAACACCGACGGACAGCTGATCGGCATCAACACTGCGATAGCCACACTCGGCGGCAGTCAGGGGTCCGCGCAGAGCGGCTCCATCGGGCTCGGTTTCGCCATCCCGGTGGATCAGGCCAAGCGCATCGCCGACGAACTGACCACGACGGGCAAGGCGACCCAGGCAATGATCGGCGTTCAGGTGCCGTCGCAGGACGACGCCAACGGAGCAACCGTCGTCGAGGTCACCGAGGGAGGACCGGCAGCAGCTGCGGGCATACCCAAGGGCGCGGTGATCACCAAGGTCGACGATCGCATCGTCGCCAGCGGTGACGCGTTGATCGCAGCAGTGCGGTCACACGCACCGGGCGATTCGGTCACCATCACCTACACCGACGGCGGCAGCGAGAAGACCGCGACCGTGACGCTCGGCACCGCCGAGCCCGCAGCGGCGCAGCCACAGACTCAGCAGCAGGAACAGCAATTGCCGTTCCAGGTCCCGTCGTTCCCCGGTGGTCGCTGA
- a CDS encoding SAF domain-containing protein, producing MAAGKNRLDSTLLDRITVRPAWVGSTKFRRIAAGVLVAVAAVLFVDDTAGDDRVRVITAGRDLTPGTVLTSADVAAAEWDRANVPEGALVESEAVNGRTLTGPVRSGELLTEVRLLGSRTATTALGTEARVVPVHLADAAVTDLLREGDRVDVLTVESQEDPDAIPAARVLASGAMVVLVSADAGGSRQQDRVVLLALPTNDATTVAAASLVSAITVTLH from the coding sequence ATGGCTGCCGGCAAGAATCGACTCGACTCGACGCTGCTCGATCGCATCACCGTGCGTCCGGCGTGGGTCGGATCCACGAAATTCAGACGGATCGCAGCGGGAGTCCTGGTCGCCGTTGCCGCCGTTCTGTTCGTCGACGACACCGCCGGTGACGACCGAGTACGAGTGATCACGGCCGGACGCGACCTGACACCCGGCACCGTACTCACCTCCGCCGATGTGGCGGCGGCCGAGTGGGACCGGGCGAACGTCCCCGAGGGCGCACTCGTCGAGTCCGAGGCCGTGAACGGTCGAACACTCACCGGACCGGTCCGATCGGGTGAATTGCTCACCGAGGTACGCCTACTCGGATCTCGGACCGCCACGACGGCCCTGGGGACCGAGGCACGCGTCGTACCGGTGCATCTGGCCGATGCTGCGGTGACCGACCTGCTGCGGGAAGGTGACCGCGTCGACGTGTTGACGGTCGAGTCTCAGGAGGACCCCGATGCCATCCCTGCGGCCCGGGTTCTCGCGTCGGGAGCGATGGTCGTGCTCGTCTCCGCCGACGCCGGTGGCAGCAGGCAGCAAGACCGCGTCGTACTACTGGCTCTACCGACGAACGATGCGACAACGGTTGCGGCCGCCTCGTTGGTCAGCGCAATCACCGTCACCCTGCACTAA
- a CDS encoding MogA/MoaB family molybdenum cofactor biosynthesis protein, with the protein MELDAPLAGRALVVIVDDRTAHSTEKDSKGPLVTELLTEAGFLVDGVVAVTADEVDVRNALNTAVIGGVDLVVSIGGTGVSPRDVTPDVTAEVLDREIPGISEALRSSGLAAGSLDAGLSRGLVGVSGSTLVVNLASSRAAIRDGMATLTPLASQVIAELSGLDA; encoded by the coding sequence ATGGAACTCGACGCACCACTGGCAGGGCGCGCGTTGGTCGTCATCGTTGACGACCGAACAGCGCACAGCACCGAGAAGGATTCGAAGGGCCCACTCGTCACGGAGCTGCTGACCGAGGCAGGCTTTCTGGTCGACGGTGTCGTCGCAGTGACGGCGGACGAAGTGGACGTGCGCAACGCACTCAACACCGCGGTGATCGGCGGCGTCGATCTGGTGGTCTCCATCGGTGGCACGGGCGTCTCACCGCGCGATGTCACTCCGGACGTCACCGCGGAGGTGCTCGACCGTGAGATTCCGGGTATCAGTGAGGCACTGCGATCGTCGGGGCTGGCAGCAGGTTCGTTGGACGCAGGTCTGTCCCGCGGGCTGGTCGGTGTGTCCGGAAGCACCCTGGTGGTGAATCTGGCCTCGTCCCGGGCTGCGATTCGAGACGGGATGGCGACGCTGACGCCACTGGCGAGTCAGGTCATCGCCGAGCTGTCGGGATTGGACGCATAG
- a CDS encoding MspA family porin, whose amino-acid sequence MTEIQKSRRSRGLKSMSVAVAASASVVGLVLGTGTASAAVDSSNSIVDADGNTVTVTLSDTFINGVAPLDGSPLTREWFANGRASYDVQGPSADDFEGTLKIGYQIGYPLSLNGGVTVEWSSPSAEFNLGSGNESSVTGEFPLDGSAPSIGPLTGTGTSTSGLDVGVQLIPQATGTIELTNGPGVVQSESAYAVLNEEADITSSEGDAAGTSGSIQVANLHGTATGILGNVTIRPYVSLTSATGDTAITYGVPVRLN is encoded by the coding sequence ATGACGGAGATCCAGAAGTCGCGGCGCAGCCGGGGACTCAAGTCCATGAGCGTTGCAGTTGCTGCCAGCGCTTCGGTAGTCGGCCTGGTGCTCGGTACCGGAACGGCTTCCGCCGCAGTCGACAGCTCCAACTCGATCGTCGACGCCGACGGCAACACCGTGACGGTGACGCTGTCCGACACCTTCATCAACGGTGTTGCTCCGCTCGACGGCAGCCCGCTCACCCGTGAGTGGTTCGCCAACGGCCGGGCTTCCTACGACGTCCAGGGCCCCTCGGCCGACGACTTCGAAGGCACCCTCAAGATCGGTTACCAGATCGGCTACCCGCTGAGCCTCAACGGTGGAGTCACCGTCGAGTGGTCTTCGCCTTCGGCCGAGTTCAACCTCGGTTCGGGCAACGAGTCCTCCGTCACCGGCGAGTTCCCGCTGGACGGCAGTGCCCCCTCCATCGGACCGCTCACCGGCACCGGTACCTCCACCAGCGGCCTCGACGTCGGCGTTCAGCTGATCCCGCAGGCCACCGGCACGATCGAACTGACCAACGGCCCCGGCGTCGTGCAGTCCGAGAGCGCATACGCAGTGCTCAACGAAGAGGCCGACATCACCTCTTCCGAGGGTGACGCAGCGGGCACCAGCGGATCCATCCAGGTCGCGAACCTGCACGGCACCGCCACCGGCATCCTGGGCAACGTCACGATCCGTCCGTACGTTTCGCTGACCAGCGCAACGGGCGACACGGCCATCACCTACGGCGTCCCGGTTCGCCTCAACTGA